The proteins below are encoded in one region of Sideroxydans lithotrophicus ES-1:
- a CDS encoding B12-binding domain-containing radical SAM protein: MKKILLINPAYKGSLHSNIKVLALPPLNLSIIARYTPEHYDVCIVDEAMEDLDLDAQVDLVGITCMTPLAPRAYEIATRFRARGIPVVMGGIHVSYMTDEALRYADAVVVGEGENIWPKLLEDFERGQMQSVYRTCELPDVENLLAPRRDLLKGKYFVETVQTGRGCPINCNFCSVTAFNGSRYRVRNIDSVIDEINSIKSKRIFIVDDNIVGQGPRFIRRAKDLFDRMQDCNKEWGGQTCLNIVEHDDVLKAAQRSGCKGLLIGFESLDPATIDSMHKSVNLRPNTRNFRDAIKKLHDHGIAIVGCFIFGTEGQNRDAFRRTIDFVLENEIDAVQMSLETPLPGTAFYRQMVEENRLLLTDYPNDWRHYTIFEPVFRMNGMTPTEAYEGLLEAYAEVSSFKSSLKRGVRTFRNTRSLFSTGISFSWNYQAYKTIRNTQTPLVMKD; the protein is encoded by the coding sequence GTGAAGAAGATCCTCCTCATCAACCCTGCATACAAGGGCAGCCTGCATTCCAACATCAAGGTATTGGCGCTCCCCCCGCTTAATCTGTCCATCATCGCCCGCTATACGCCAGAGCATTACGACGTGTGTATCGTCGATGAAGCCATGGAAGACCTTGATCTGGATGCACAAGTCGATCTGGTCGGGATTACATGCATGACACCGTTGGCGCCGCGCGCCTACGAGATCGCTACGCGTTTTCGTGCGCGCGGGATTCCGGTCGTGATGGGAGGGATACATGTCTCATACATGACGGACGAGGCATTGCGTTATGCGGATGCGGTGGTGGTCGGCGAAGGCGAAAACATCTGGCCGAAGCTGCTTGAAGATTTCGAGCGCGGACAGATGCAAAGCGTGTACCGAACGTGCGAATTGCCAGATGTCGAGAACCTGCTGGCGCCGCGCCGCGACCTGCTGAAAGGGAAGTACTTCGTCGAGACCGTGCAGACAGGCCGCGGCTGCCCGATCAACTGCAATTTCTGTTCGGTCACCGCCTTCAACGGTTCACGTTACCGCGTGCGCAACATCGACAGCGTGATCGACGAGATCAACTCCATCAAGTCCAAGCGCATCTTCATCGTGGACGACAATATCGTCGGCCAGGGGCCGCGTTTCATCAGGCGCGCGAAGGATTTGTTCGACCGGATGCAGGACTGTAACAAGGAATGGGGCGGACAGACCTGCCTCAACATCGTCGAGCACGACGATGTGCTAAAAGCCGCGCAGCGCAGCGGTTGCAAGGGATTGCTGATCGGCTTCGAATCGCTGGACCCGGCAACGATAGACTCCATGCACAAATCGGTGAATCTGCGCCCCAATACCCGGAATTTCCGTGATGCGATCAAGAAACTGCACGATCACGGCATCGCCATCGTCGGCTGTTTTATCTTTGGAACGGAAGGGCAAAACCGGGATGCGTTCCGGCGCACCATCGATTTTGTACTGGAAAACGAAATCGATGCCGTACAGATGTCGCTCGAAACGCCGTTGCCGGGAACCGCGTTCTACAGGCAGATGGTGGAAGAGAATCGTCTGCTATTGACCGACTATCCGAACGACTGGCGGCATTACACCATCTTCGAGCCGGTCTTCAGGATGAATGGCATGACGCCAACCGAGGCATACGAGGGCTTGCTGGAGGCGTATGCCGAAGTATCCTCGTTCAAGTCCTCGCTCAAGCGCGGAGTGCGGACCTTCCGCAACACCCGCAGCCTGTTCAGTACCGGCATTTCATTCTCCTGGAATTACCAGGCATACAAGACCATCCGCAATACGCAGACACCGCTGGTGATGAAGGACTGA
- a CDS encoding beta-ketoacyl-[acyl-carrier-protein] synthase family protein, whose translation MQPLVISHLSIANSLGLGLSATMDALRKRRSGLIPCAFEDVDLETYIAKVETIEACRMRPDLDAYDCRNNRLAQLGLEQDGFSTAVEAAKKKYSAGRIGVFLGTSTSGILQTELAYRRLDPQTGALPPDFHYAETQNSYSLASFVTRYLGLGGPSFVVSSACSSSAKVFANAVRMMAAGVCDAAVVGGVDSLCLSTLYGFNSLGLVSRFPCRPYDADRDGISVGEGAGFVLLERATAENSADAMLLLGVGESADAYHMSTPHPEGLGAKLAMQRALDSAGLKASDIDYINLHGTATKSNDASEGKAVAEVFGTKVPCSSTKGWTGHQLGAAGITEAIIAMLAVEHGFVPGSVNTQQLDPNIMINYRIENGEGKIDRVLSNSFGFGGSNCSLVLGRRT comes from the coding sequence TTGCAACCCTTAGTCATCAGCCACCTCTCAATTGCGAACAGCCTCGGCCTGGGCCTGTCGGCAACGATGGATGCCCTGCGCAAGCGCCGTTCCGGCCTGATCCCGTGCGCGTTCGAGGATGTCGACCTGGAGACTTATATCGCCAAGGTGGAAACGATAGAAGCCTGTCGCATGCGTCCAGATCTAGACGCATACGACTGCCGCAACAATCGCCTTGCCCAGTTGGGTCTGGAACAGGACGGATTTTCCACCGCGGTCGAAGCGGCCAAGAAAAAATATTCTGCAGGGCGTATCGGCGTGTTCCTTGGAACCAGCACCTCGGGGATATTGCAGACAGAGCTGGCCTATCGCCGCCTGGATCCGCAAACCGGCGCATTGCCGCCGGATTTTCATTATGCCGAGACGCAGAATTCCTATTCCCTTGCAAGTTTCGTCACGCGATACCTCGGGCTGGGCGGTCCTTCTTTTGTGGTGTCATCGGCATGTTCTTCCAGTGCCAAGGTATTCGCCAATGCGGTGCGGATGATGGCGGCGGGAGTGTGCGATGCGGCCGTCGTTGGCGGCGTCGACAGCCTGTGCCTGAGTACGCTATACGGCTTCAATTCACTGGGGCTGGTGTCGCGCTTCCCTTGCCGTCCGTACGACGCAGACCGCGATGGCATCTCGGTAGGGGAAGGTGCAGGGTTCGTGCTTCTGGAACGCGCAACGGCAGAAAATTCTGCAGACGCGATGCTCCTGCTGGGTGTGGGCGAGAGCGCAGACGCCTATCACATGTCCACACCGCATCCGGAAGGGCTGGGCGCAAAACTGGCGATGCAGCGCGCACTTGATTCAGCCGGACTCAAGGCGAGCGACATCGATTACATCAACCTGCACGGTACTGCGACCAAATCCAACGATGCCAGCGAAGGCAAAGCGGTTGCGGAGGTGTTCGGCACGAAAGTGCCGTGCAGTTCGACCAAGGGATGGACGGGACATCAGCTGGGAGCCGCCGGGATCACCGAGGCGATCATCGCCATGCTGGCGGTCGAGCACGGCTTCGTGCCCGGAAGCGTCAATACCCAGCAGCTCGATCCGAACATCATGATCAACTACCGGATCGAAAATGGCGAAGGGAAGATCGATCGCGTGCTGAGCAACTCATTCGGTTTTGGCGGCAGCAACTGCAGCCTTGTGCTGGGGAGGCGGACATGA
- a CDS encoding beta-ketoacyl synthase chain length factor — MMRCYIEGIGLLGPGLDGWVAGRAVLAGDADYLAAPTNLRASDMLPAAERRRAGVPIKLALAVGQEAFLQSQRDTSKASTVFTSSGGDNDNVHAINGILATAPREVSPTRFHNSVHNAAAGYWCIAAGSHEPSTSLCAYDASFAAGLLESATQVAVDGAVVALIAYDHPYPEPLHAVRPIAAAFGMALLLTPQQTERSLAALEVDFVLGKTTETTMKDAGLEALRRGIPAARGLPLLAALAGGKPAQISIAYLDDNHLDIRVSPC; from the coding sequence ATGATGCGCTGTTACATCGAGGGCATCGGGTTGCTCGGCCCCGGACTGGATGGCTGGGTTGCCGGCCGGGCAGTCCTGGCCGGTGATGCAGATTATCTGGCGGCGCCGACAAACCTGCGCGCAAGCGACATGCTGCCCGCAGCGGAACGGCGCCGTGCCGGTGTGCCGATCAAGCTGGCGCTGGCTGTCGGACAGGAAGCGTTTCTGCAGTCGCAACGCGATACCAGCAAAGCATCCACGGTGTTCACTTCTTCCGGCGGCGACAACGACAACGTGCATGCCATCAACGGCATATTGGCGACCGCGCCGCGCGAAGTGTCGCCTACCCGCTTCCATAATTCCGTGCACAACGCCGCAGCGGGATACTGGTGCATCGCAGCCGGTTCGCATGAACCCTCCACCAGCCTGTGCGCATACGATGCGAGTTTTGCGGCAGGACTGCTGGAGTCAGCGACACAGGTGGCGGTGGATGGCGCTGTCGTTGCGCTGATCGCGTACGACCATCCCTACCCGGAGCCGCTGCACGCGGTGCGCCCGATCGCGGCGGCGTTCGGGATGGCGCTGCTATTGACCCCGCAGCAAACCGAGCGCTCCCTGGCCGCGCTCGAAGTGGATTTCGTGCTCGGCAAAACTACCGAGACCACGATGAAGGACGCCGGACTGGAAGCGTTGCGCCGCGGCATTCCGGCAGCACGCGGTTTGCCGTTGCTGGCTGCATTGGCTGGCGGAAAACCGGCGCAAATCAGCATCGCCTACCTCGACGACAATCATCTCGATATCCGAGTGTCGCCATGCTAG
- the fabG gene encoding 3-oxoacyl-ACP reductase FabG — translation MKRALVTGGSGGIGAEICRKLAQLGYHVYVHANNSLQRAEEIVAGIEDAGGSAQAVAFDVANAEQAQSALQTVLADGAIQILVNNAGIHDDAVLPGMSAQQWHKVIDVSLNGFFNVTQPLLLPMIGKRWGRIINISSVAAIAGNRGQTNYAAAKAGLHGATKSLALEVASRGITVNAIAPGIIESAMTENVFDKDAIKRLVPAGRAGRPEEVADLVAFIASEKAAYISGQIISINGAMI, via the coding sequence ATGAAACGCGCATTGGTGACGGGCGGCAGCGGCGGCATCGGTGCGGAGATCTGCCGCAAACTCGCGCAACTCGGTTATCACGTCTACGTGCATGCCAACAACTCATTGCAGCGAGCGGAGGAGATCGTCGCCGGAATCGAGGATGCAGGGGGCAGCGCACAAGCCGTCGCCTTCGACGTGGCGAATGCAGAGCAGGCGCAAAGCGCGCTGCAGACGGTCCTGGCGGACGGTGCGATACAGATACTGGTGAACAACGCCGGCATCCATGACGATGCGGTGCTGCCGGGCATGAGCGCACAACAATGGCACAAGGTGATCGACGTCTCGCTCAACGGTTTCTTCAACGTGACGCAGCCGCTGCTGTTGCCGATGATAGGCAAGCGCTGGGGACGCATCATCAACATCTCCTCGGTCGCCGCCATCGCCGGCAACCGCGGTCAGACCAACTACGCGGCAGCCAAGGCCGGGCTGCATGGCGCTACCAAGTCGCTGGCACTGGAAGTGGCCAGCCGCGGCATCACCGTGAATGCGATCGCTCCCGGCATCATCGAATCGGCCATGACCGAGAACGTGTTCGACAAGGATGCCATCAAGCGCCTGGTGCCGGCCGGACGGGCTGGCAGGCCGGAAGAAGTCGCCGACCTTGTCGCTTTCATCGCCTCCGAAAAAGCGGCCTATATCTCGGGCCAGATCATCTCCATCAACGGCGCGATGATTTAA
- a CDS encoding phosphopantetheine-binding protein, whose amino-acid sequence MAASAQEKELAQLIVTSLNLEVSADQIEPEAPLYGEGLGLDSIDILELSLAISKTYGVQLKSDDADNSKIFSSLRNLNDHIQQHRAK is encoded by the coding sequence ATGGCAGCAAGTGCACAAGAAAAAGAGTTGGCACAACTCATCGTTACCTCACTCAATCTCGAGGTCTCCGCAGACCAGATCGAACCGGAAGCTCCGCTATATGGCGAAGGCCTGGGGCTGGACTCCATCGACATCCTCGAACTGTCGCTGGCGATCTCCAAGACCTACGGCGTGCAACTCAAGTCCGACGATGCGGACAACAGCAAGATATTCAGTTCGCTGCGCAATCTGAACGACCACATCCAGCAACATCGCGCCAAATGA
- a CDS encoding phosphopantetheine-binding protein: protein MNDNDIAFRTELKALILAAVDKDEPAGGLRDDEPWFGPESRLELDSLDALQISMAIQKRYGVRMPDSKDTRRALTSLLALAEHLHKHRSS, encoded by the coding sequence ATGAACGATAACGACATCGCCTTTCGCACCGAACTCAAGGCACTCATTCTTGCCGCGGTAGACAAGGATGAGCCCGCCGGCGGCCTGCGCGACGACGAACCGTGGTTCGGTCCCGAATCCAGGCTGGAACTCGATTCGCTGGATGCGCTGCAGATATCCATGGCGATCCAGAAGAGGTACGGTGTGCGCATGCCGGACAGCAAAGACACGCGCCGTGCGCTGACCTCGCTGCTGGCGCTGGCCGAACACCTGCATAAACACCGGTCATCATGA
- a CDS encoding beta-ketoacyl synthase N-terminal-like domain-containing protein, with protein sequence MKPVYLSGRGLACALGLDIESSLTALRSGGVAAASRLLPGAMGGAFPYYSIPREQDDFNERARTLVQRVAAEAGAQRIRSGALFIATSSFDIGAVEQGEAQLDYGAFAGKIAAWLDWSGPVYVISTACTSSINALIAAHALLGAGEAAEALVLGMELDNRLTLGGFAALQLLSRNSSKPFGMDRDGLVLGESVAALRLSSRETAQWKLLGGASVVDGSQPTGASAAAVASMYQRALAASGLTADAIDLIKVQAAGSPGNDAIEAQGLRIAFQTSPALVSLKAAIGHTMGASGAAEIALLTACLEQDVWPKYPDAADGELGIELAAHMPASVKRLMATILGFGGSHATVALERA encoded by the coding sequence ATGAAGCCGGTCTATCTTTCCGGTCGCGGCCTCGCCTGTGCCCTGGGATTGGATATCGAGAGCTCGCTGACAGCGCTGCGCTCGGGTGGCGTCGCAGCGGCATCCCGCTTATTGCCCGGTGCGATGGGTGGCGCCTTTCCCTATTACAGCATTCCCCGCGAACAGGACGACTTCAACGAACGCGCGCGCACGCTTGTGCAACGCGTCGCTGCTGAGGCCGGCGCGCAACGGATTCGCAGCGGGGCGCTATTCATCGCCACCTCTTCATTCGACATCGGCGCCGTGGAGCAGGGAGAAGCTCAGCTGGATTACGGCGCATTCGCCGGCAAGATCGCCGCCTGGCTGGACTGGTCCGGGCCGGTGTACGTGATCAGCACTGCCTGTACCTCCAGTATCAACGCATTGATCGCCGCGCATGCACTGCTGGGCGCAGGCGAAGCGGCAGAGGCGCTGGTGCTGGGCATGGAGCTGGACAATCGGCTCACGCTGGGCGGCTTTGCGGCCCTGCAGTTACTGTCGCGCAACAGCAGCAAACCCTTCGGCATGGATCGCGACGGTCTGGTACTGGGAGAGTCCGTTGCTGCGCTGCGTTTATCCTCGCGTGAAACCGCACAATGGAAATTGCTGGGCGGCGCGAGCGTGGTGGATGGAAGCCAGCCTACCGGTGCCTCGGCAGCAGCGGTGGCAAGCATGTACCAACGTGCCTTGGCAGCGAGCGGCCTGACGGCGGATGCGATCGACTTGATCAAGGTCCAGGCCGCGGGCAGTCCGGGCAATGATGCGATCGAGGCCCAGGGGCTGCGCATAGCATTTCAAACGTCGCCCGCACTGGTCTCGCTCAAAGCCGCGATCGGGCACACCATGGGCGCATCCGGAGCTGCCGAGATCGCGTTGCTCACCGCCTGCCTGGAGCAGGATGTGTGGCCGAAGTATCCAGATGCCGCAGATGGCGAGCTGGGCATAGAACTTGCCGCGCACATGCCGGCGTCGGTGAAGCGGCTCATGGCGACGATATTGGGCTTCGGCGGCAGCCATGCGACCGTGGCGTTGGAGCGGGCATGA
- a CDS encoding beta-ketoacyl-ACP synthase III, with product MSTDVFLTRTASFLPLEPVGNDEMESVLGMVGGKPSKARRIVLRNNGIQHRYYALDRVTGLPIMSNAEMAAAAVRNLGEVGHVDCLATATSRPDQLMPGHGVMVHGALGWPRLEVVSLAGICVAGAAAFKHAWLAVRAGDAQRAVAVASELASVGLHARNFAAEAEHKVKELEERPEIAFEKDFLRWMLSDGAGAVLLESRPSGPLSLKVEWVELSSAAHELPACMYSGAEKNADDSLTGWQQFSPQDWATRSVFTVKQDVKLLNENVIRATLTDPLRELIRKHDLAAQTIDWFLPHYSSKYFAELVAAGVAEAGLNIPRANWFTNLIEKGNTGSASPYIMLDELFHSGRIKKGHKLLMYIPESGRFSSGFIFMEAV from the coding sequence ATGAGCACTGATGTGTTTCTGACGCGCACCGCGTCATTCCTGCCGCTTGAGCCGGTCGGCAACGACGAGATGGAAAGCGTGCTCGGCATGGTCGGCGGCAAGCCCTCCAAGGCCCGTCGCATCGTGCTGCGCAACAACGGCATCCAGCATCGTTACTACGCGCTTGATCGCGTCACCGGGCTGCCGATCATGTCAAATGCCGAGATGGCTGCCGCGGCGGTCAGGAATCTGGGGGAAGTCGGACATGTGGATTGTCTGGCGACCGCCACCTCGCGCCCGGACCAATTGATGCCGGGGCATGGCGTGATGGTGCATGGTGCTTTGGGCTGGCCGCGCCTGGAAGTGGTGTCGCTGGCGGGCATCTGCGTGGCGGGCGCGGCGGCGTTCAAGCATGCCTGGCTGGCAGTGCGTGCCGGGGATGCGCAACGTGCCGTGGCTGTCGCTTCCGAGCTGGCCTCGGTCGGTTTGCATGCACGCAACTTCGCAGCCGAGGCCGAGCACAAGGTGAAAGAGCTGGAAGAGCGCCCCGAGATCGCCTTTGAAAAGGATTTCCTGCGCTGGATGCTGTCCGACGGAGCCGGTGCGGTATTGCTGGAAAGCAGACCGAGCGGCCCGCTGAGCCTGAAGGTGGAATGGGTGGAACTGTCGTCGGCTGCGCATGAACTTCCGGCCTGCATGTATTCCGGAGCCGAGAAGAATGCCGACGATAGCCTGACCGGATGGCAGCAGTTCTCGCCGCAGGACTGGGCCACGCGCTCGGTGTTCACGGTGAAGCAGGACGTGAAACTGCTGAACGAGAATGTCATCCGCGCCACGCTGACCGATCCCCTGCGCGAATTGATCAGGAAGCACGATCTCGCCGCGCAGACGATAGACTGGTTCCTGCCGCACTATTCGTCAAAGTATTTTGCCGAACTGGTCGCGGCTGGTGTGGCCGAGGCGGGCCTGAACATCCCGCGCGCCAACTGGTTCACCAACCTGATCGAAAAAGGCAACACCGGTTCCGCCTCGCCCTACATCATGCTGGACGAGCTGTTCCATTCCGGGCGCATCAAGAAGGGCCACAAACTGCTGATGTACATCCCGGAGAGCGGGCGCTTCTCCAGCGGTTTCATCTTCATGGAAGCGGTCTGA